In Pectobacterium actinidiae, the DNA window ACGATGCCATATGAATGTCATGACCACAGGCGTGCGCAACGAATGTCTCTTTCCCATCCCGGCCGATCTGCTTAGCGGTACTGGCGTATGGCAGACCCGTTTTTTCCTGCATGGGTAATGCATCAAGTTCAGTGCGCACCATGACGGTAGGGCTATCCCCATTCTTGAATATGGCAACCAGCCCTGTGCCACCGATATTTTCCGTCACCTGGAAACCGATTTTGCGCATATTATCAGCAAGAAGTTTGGTAGTTCTGACTTCCTGATACCCAAGTTCAGGATTTTTATGAATATCTTTATATAAGCTATCTAGCTGAGGGTAATGCTGATTGAGATAGAGAGTCGTTTTCTTACTGGTTTCCTGTATATCCACTGCGTTCGCCATATTGGGAATACAATTCATTGTTAGTAGAAGGCATAATGTCGCGTTAAGTTTCATGAAGTATCGTCCTTTTTGATTAAAGAGCAGTGCGGTTAATGCCTTGCTTGTTCCTGAGCTGAGAAATGCTTAGCCCTGTTTCCTGCGCCACTACGCAGTGAAAATATGAGGATGAAGAAAGGTAACGTATCGGCATGTAATACGCATGCTGTACCGCAATGAGATACACTTGCTGTACCATATAGTGATTCAGGGTGAGCTATTATGATCGATAAATCCGGGGGCGGTATTCAGGTTATCTCACGGGCTGCGGCTATCTTGCGTGAAGTTTGTGAGAGCCCCGACGGCCTCAGCCTGGGACAGCTTGCGGCGTTGACAGGGTTGGCTCGATCAACCGTCCAGCGGATTGTCGATGCGCTGGAAAGTGAACATCTTGTTCAGGCTGGTGCAAAGGGGTTCGCCCTGGTTGGGGGCTGCGACGTTTGGGGGAGATATCAGGTCCGGGGCCTGCTCACGATCTCCGTCCTGCGCTGTATCGACTGTATGAAAAAACAGAAGAAACCGTCGATTTATCAACGTTAGATGGAACGTCCGTTTTGTTTATGGATCGCTTTTTGTCAGAGCAGCGTATCCGAGCGGTTCCGGATGTTCGTGTGACCTATCCCGCTTATACAATGGCAAACGGAAAAGCATTACTTTCAACTTTATCTGATGATGACGTCTATGCGCGCTATGGAACGGATATTCTGGAGAGAGTCACGCCTCGTTCGGTTGCTAATGTTGATGATTTAATTGAGCAATTGAATACAATTCGTGCCGGGGGATTTGCCTACGATGTTGAAGAGCACGCAATGGGTTCATGCGCGATTGGTCTTCCTCTTGCGAACCCAGGCAAACTGACCTTAGCCATATCGGTTGTCGTTCCTATCAGCCGATTTCACTCACACAGAAGTGCCATAGAAGATGCCCTAAGGCATTGTGTTAGCGAATGCCATGATCAGTTGTATAACCACATAACAAAGTAGGCAAACGCAACTCGCTCCTATGGCTGAACGGTGGGCACAACTTTTAAATAACGGAGCCGTTAAACCTTTCCAGAGTGAATAACTACTCGTCAGAAATCAAAATGGGGGTCACGCCGTTATCGAACCAACGTGACCCTCAATCTGACCACCATATTCTCCCGATGCGGAGGGAAAACGGAATATGCATCGGGAACACTTTTCACGTTAAATTGTTGAATAAACGGCTAAAAGCAAAAATCCCGCTTAAGTTTCCTTAAGCGGGATTTTTTAAATTTGGCTCCTCTGACTGGGATCGCCTTCGCCAGTAACTGGCTGATAAAAATAGTGATCCATAATTCTCGAGTTGTCAAGACCACCAAAGTGACCCCATTTTGATCATGCGCTTAACCACATTCAACGTATGGAGTAAGGCTAATTCAACCAAATCAACTCTACAGTGGATTGTCTAAGAGTTCCCTTTTCTGTGAAATTAAGTTCGGACATTCGCATAAAATGAATTGACAGATCTTGAAGCATGGATAATTTGCATTTTTAACTGGATAAAAAAACAGTGTTGAATTAAGATGTTTGTGATTGATTTTCTGAATTTTTTGTTTCAAAAAATGATTTCAGCATTTACATTATCTATATGTTTTTTGGACCAATGTGGAATGTTATGGCTGAGTTACATGAGGTTAAACCGAGAGAACAAGCAGGCAGAGACACATTAGAACGATATAACGCTCAAATTCGAGCGGCCAGTATCGCGTGTTTATCAATTTTAGAAGGTAAAGATGTAAAACGTGTGTTTTGTGAATTTCACGACGATTTTGTGGTCGAGAGAGTTGTCGCTAATGATATCCATTATACCTTTGTGCAAGTCAAAACTAAGGAGAAATTACGTGAAATATGGAAACTTCGAGAAGTTTTTGGAATATTAAAAAGAAAAACTAAAAAAAACCCTCAAACAGATGAGATGATTAGAGATAGTTTTGTTGGTAAACTATTACAACACACTATAAATTTTGAAGATACCTGTAAGGAAGTCATTTTTCTTACAAATACCCATATTGACGAAGATATTGAGAATGTCATTGATGATATTATAACCGATGC includes these proteins:
- a CDS encoding helix-turn-helix domain-containing protein → MIDKSGGGIQVISRAAAILREVCESPDGLSLGQLAALTGLARSTVQRIVDALESEHLVQAGAKGFALVGGCDVWGRYQVRGLLTISVLRCIDCMKKQKKPSIYQR
- a CDS encoding IclR family transcriptional regulator produces the protein MGEISGPGPAHDLRPALYRLYEKTEETVDLSTLDGTSVLFMDRFLSEQRIRAVPDVRVTYPAYTMANGKALLSTLSDDDVYARYGTDILERVTPRSVANVDDLIEQLNTIRAGGFAYDVEEHAMGSCAIGLPLANPGKLTLAISVVVPISRFHSHRSAIEDALRHCVSECHDQLYNHITK